A DNA window from Vigna angularis cultivar LongXiaoDou No.4 chromosome 1, ASM1680809v1, whole genome shotgun sequence contains the following coding sequences:
- the LOC108322714 gene encoding mannosyl-oligosaccharide 1,2-alpha-mannosidase MNS1 isoform X1, whose product MVLIVCVSLTWLLYDRKSLSSGQQDDILKLKEEVTRLQNSIEDIKGHMKDSAESIQNEEEVNKFAKDIYVEEDPISKQRRDKIKDAMLHAWTSYETYAWGKDELKPQSMNGVDSFGGLGATIVDSLDTLFVMGLDDQFNRAREWVAESLSFEKNIEVSVFETTIRVMGGLLSAYDLSGDKVFLEKAREIADKLLPAWNTASGIPYNRINLAFGNTNNPAWARGNSILADSGSEQLEFIALSQRTKDPKYQEKAEKVIKGLHKDFPDDGLLPIYLNPLTGTQTGGSVTFGAMGDSFYEYLLKAWIQGNKTEAVAFYREMWEKSMIGLQSLIKKSTPSSFAYISEKLGNAVFDKMDELACFVPGMLALGSSTYGPGEAEKYLSLAEELVWTCYNFYQSTPTKLAGENYYFRDGEDMSVGTTWNIQRPETIESLFYLWRFTGNKTYQEWGWNIFQAFENNTRIETGYVGLKDVTTGQKDNMMQSYFLSETLKYLYLLFSPSSVISLDEWVFNTEAHPLRIVTRVANEESGNPEEVFPRHLHGRKEGRIEYK is encoded by the exons ATGGTCCTTATCGTCTGCGTTTCACTTACATGGCTACTCTATGACCGCAAATCACTCAGCAGTGGACAGCAg GATGacattttgaaattgaaagaagAGGTTACACGCTTGCAGAATTCA ATAGAAGATATAAAAGGCCACATGAAAGACTCGGCAGAAAGTATTCAGAATGAGGAGGAAGTCAATAAATTCGCTAAGGATATTTATGTTGAAGAAGATCCTATCAGCAAACAACgaagagataaaataaaagatgccATGCTTCATGCTTGGACATCTTATGAAACGTATGCGTGGGGAAAGGATGAACTTAAg CCACAATCAATGAATGGTGTTGACAGTTTTGGCGGTCTAGGGGCAACTATAGTAGATTCACTTGACACATTATTTGTGATGGGTCTTGATGATCAATTTAATAGAGCTAGAGA GTGGGTTGCTGAATCATTGTCTTTCGAGAAGAACATTGAAGTTAGTGTGTTCGAGACAACCATAAG AGTGATGGGTGGCCTTCTTAGTGCTTATGATCTCTCTGGTGACAAAGTTTTCCTAGAGAAGGCCAGAGAAATTGCAGATAAGTTGTTGCCTGCATGGAATACAGCTTCAGGAATCCCCTACAATAGAATTAACTTGGCATTTGGCAATACAAATAACCCTGCATGGGCGCGG GGAAACAGTATTCTTGCGGATTCTGGTTCCGAACAACTCGAATTCATTGCTCTCTCTCAAAGGACAAAAGACCCCAAGTACCAAGAAAAG gCAGAAAAGGTCATCAAGGGGCTTCATAAAGATTTTCCGGATGATGGGTTACTTCCTATATACCTTAATCCACTTACTGGAACTCAAACAGGTGGATCAGTTACATTTGGTGCCATGGGTGACAG CTTTTATGAGTACCTACTCAAGGCCTGGATACAAGGAAATAAAACTGAAGCTGTAGCATTTTACAG GGAAATGTGGGAGAAATCAATGATAGGTCTTCAAAGCTTGATTAAAAAGTCAACACCTTCGTCTTTTGCATACATATCCGAGAAGCTTGGAAATGCAGTCTTTGATAAG ATGGACGAGTTAGCTTGTTTTGTTCCTGGAATGTTGGCTTTGGGATCTTCAACCTATGGCCCTGGAGAAGCTGAAAAATATCTGTCACTTGCAGAGGAG CTTGTATGGACTTGTTACAACTTTTACCAATCAACACCAACTAAATTGGCAGGAGAGAACTATTACTTTCGCGATGGAGAG GATATGAGTGTTGGTACCACGTGGAATATCCAAAGGCCTGAAACAATTGAGTCATTATTCTACCTCTGGCGTTTCACTGGAAACAAAACATACCAGGAATGGGGTTGGAATATTTTCCAAGCATTTGAAAACAATACTCGGATCGAAACAGGATATGTCGGACTCAAAGAT GTGACTACTGGGCAGAAAGATAATATGATGCAGAGCTACTTCCTTTCAGAAACACTAAAGTATCTTTATCTGTTGTTTTCGCCTTCATCAGTCATTTCCCTGGATGAATGGGTGTTCAACACGGAGGCTCATCCTTTAAGAATTGTGACTAGAGTTGCTAATGAAGAGAGTGGTAACCCAGAAGAGGTATTTCCACGTCATTTGCATGGTAGAAAAGAAGGTCGAATTGAATATAAGTAG
- the LOC108322714 gene encoding mannosyl-oligosaccharide 1,2-alpha-mannosidase MNS1 isoform X2 yields the protein MVLIVCVSLTWLLYDRKSLSSGQQDDILKLKEEVTRLQNSVSFKFLFLCLHSAESIQNEEEVNKFAKDIYVEEDPISKQRRDKIKDAMLHAWTSYETYAWGKDELKPQSMNGVDSFGGLGATIVDSLDTLFVMGLDDQFNRAREWVAESLSFEKNIEVSVFETTIRVMGGLLSAYDLSGDKVFLEKAREIADKLLPAWNTASGIPYNRINLAFGNTNNPAWARGNSILADSGSEQLEFIALSQRTKDPKYQEKAEKVIKGLHKDFPDDGLLPIYLNPLTGTQTGGSVTFGAMGDSFYEYLLKAWIQGNKTEAVAFYREMWEKSMIGLQSLIKKSTPSSFAYISEKLGNAVFDKMDELACFVPGMLALGSSTYGPGEAEKYLSLAEELVWTCYNFYQSTPTKLAGENYYFRDGEDMSVGTTWNIQRPETIESLFYLWRFTGNKTYQEWGWNIFQAFENNTRIETGYVGLKDVTTGQKDNMMQSYFLSETLKYLYLLFSPSSVISLDEWVFNTEAHPLRIVTRVANEESGNPEEVFPRHLHGRKEGRIEYK from the exons ATGGTCCTTATCGTCTGCGTTTCACTTACATGGCTACTCTATGACCGCAAATCACTCAGCAGTGGACAGCAg GATGacattttgaaattgaaagaagAGGTTACACGCTTGCAGAATTCAGTAAG tttcaaatttttgtttttgtgcctTC ACTCGGCAGAAAGTATTCAGAATGAGGAGGAAGTCAATAAATTCGCTAAGGATATTTATGTTGAAGAAGATCCTATCAGCAAACAACgaagagataaaataaaagatgccATGCTTCATGCTTGGACATCTTATGAAACGTATGCGTGGGGAAAGGATGAACTTAAg CCACAATCAATGAATGGTGTTGACAGTTTTGGCGGTCTAGGGGCAACTATAGTAGATTCACTTGACACATTATTTGTGATGGGTCTTGATGATCAATTTAATAGAGCTAGAGA GTGGGTTGCTGAATCATTGTCTTTCGAGAAGAACATTGAAGTTAGTGTGTTCGAGACAACCATAAG AGTGATGGGTGGCCTTCTTAGTGCTTATGATCTCTCTGGTGACAAAGTTTTCCTAGAGAAGGCCAGAGAAATTGCAGATAAGTTGTTGCCTGCATGGAATACAGCTTCAGGAATCCCCTACAATAGAATTAACTTGGCATTTGGCAATACAAATAACCCTGCATGGGCGCGG GGAAACAGTATTCTTGCGGATTCTGGTTCCGAACAACTCGAATTCATTGCTCTCTCTCAAAGGACAAAAGACCCCAAGTACCAAGAAAAG gCAGAAAAGGTCATCAAGGGGCTTCATAAAGATTTTCCGGATGATGGGTTACTTCCTATATACCTTAATCCACTTACTGGAACTCAAACAGGTGGATCAGTTACATTTGGTGCCATGGGTGACAG CTTTTATGAGTACCTACTCAAGGCCTGGATACAAGGAAATAAAACTGAAGCTGTAGCATTTTACAG GGAAATGTGGGAGAAATCAATGATAGGTCTTCAAAGCTTGATTAAAAAGTCAACACCTTCGTCTTTTGCATACATATCCGAGAAGCTTGGAAATGCAGTCTTTGATAAG ATGGACGAGTTAGCTTGTTTTGTTCCTGGAATGTTGGCTTTGGGATCTTCAACCTATGGCCCTGGAGAAGCTGAAAAATATCTGTCACTTGCAGAGGAG CTTGTATGGACTTGTTACAACTTTTACCAATCAACACCAACTAAATTGGCAGGAGAGAACTATTACTTTCGCGATGGAGAG GATATGAGTGTTGGTACCACGTGGAATATCCAAAGGCCTGAAACAATTGAGTCATTATTCTACCTCTGGCGTTTCACTGGAAACAAAACATACCAGGAATGGGGTTGGAATATTTTCCAAGCATTTGAAAACAATACTCGGATCGAAACAGGATATGTCGGACTCAAAGAT GTGACTACTGGGCAGAAAGATAATATGATGCAGAGCTACTTCCTTTCAGAAACACTAAAGTATCTTTATCTGTTGTTTTCGCCTTCATCAGTCATTTCCCTGGATGAATGGGTGTTCAACACGGAGGCTCATCCTTTAAGAATTGTGACTAGAGTTGCTAATGAAGAGAGTGGTAACCCAGAAGAGGTATTTCCACGTCATTTGCATGGTAGAAAAGAAGGTCGAATTGAATATAAGTAG